The Vidua macroura isolate BioBank_ID:100142 chromosome 27, ASM2450914v1, whole genome shotgun sequence genome includes a window with the following:
- the KAT7 gene encoding histone acetyltransferase KAT7 has protein sequence MARGHVTGVWAASRRKREGPSREQRLAAAGAGLAPQEQTCRRAGDTAVTTESASSNNAAATAASRAAGAGDQATSLPPPRMQRRKRNAGSSSDGTEDSDFSTDPEHTDSSESDGTSRRSARVTRSSARLSQSSQDSSPVRNPPAFGPDEPVYSTRRVTRSQQQPAPVTPKKYPLRQTRSSGSETEQAVDFSDRDTKNAADHDESPPRTPTGNAPSSESDIDISSPNVSHDESLAKDMSMKDSGSDLSHRPKRRRFHESYNFNMKCPTPGCNSLGHLTGKHERHFSISGCPLYHNLSADECKVRAQSRDKQIEERMLAHRQDDNNRHATRHQAPTERQLRYKEKVAELRKKRNSGLSKEQKEKYMEHRQTYGNTREPLLENLTSEYDLELFRRAQARASEDLEKLRLQGQITEGSNMIKTIAFGRYELDTWYHSPYPEEYARLGRLYMCEFCLKYMKSQTILRRHMAKCVWKHPPGDEIYRKGSISVFEVDGKKNKIYCQNLCLLAKLFLDHKTLYYDVEPFLFYVMTEADNTGCHLIGYFSKEKNSFLNYNVSCILTMPQYMRQGYGKMLIDFSYLLSKVEEKVGSPERPLSDLGLISYRSYWKEVLLRYLHNFQGKEISIKEISQETAVNPVDIVSTLQALQMLKYWKGKHLVLKRQDLIDEWIAKEAKRSNSNKTMDPSCLKWTPPKGT, from the exons ATGGCGCGCGGTCACGTGACGGGGGTGTGGGCCGCGTCCCGGCGGAAGCGTGAGGGACCGAGCAGGGAACAGCGgctggcggcggcgggagcggggctggcgcCGCAGGAGCAGACGTGCCGCAGGGCGGGGGACACGGCTGTCACCACGGAGTCCGCCAGCAGCAACAACGCGGCGGCCACCGCCGCTTCGCGGGCAGCGGGCGCCGGGGACCAGGCAACCTCGCTGCCCCCGCCCAGGATGCAGCGCAGGAAG AGGAACGCGGGCAGCAGCTCGGATGGAACGGAGGACTCGGATTTCTCCACGGATCCCGAGCACACGGACAGCTCCGAGAGCGACGGCACCTCCCGCAGATCCGCCCGCGTCACCCGCTCCTCGGCCCGGCTCAGCCAGAGCTCCCAGG ACTCCAGCCCGGTGCGGAACCCGCCGGCGTTCGGGCCGGACGAGCCGGTGTACTCCACGCGGAGGGTGACCcgcagccagcagcagccggCTCCTGTCACCCCCAAGAAGTACCCGCTGCGACAGACCCGCTCCTCCGGCTCCGAGACCGAGCAGGCCGTGGACTTCTCTGACAGAG acACCAAAAACGCGGCGGATCACGACGAGTCGCCGCCCCGCACGCCCACGGGGAACGCGCCGTCCTCGGAGTCCGACATCGACATCTCCAGCCCCAACGTGTCCCACGACGAGAGCCTGGCCAAGGACATGTCCATGAAGGACTCGGGCAGCGACCTCTCGCACCGGCCCAAGCGCCGCCGCTTCCACGAGAGCTACAACTTCAACATGAAGTGTCCCACTCCTGGCTGCAACTCCCTGG GACACCTGACCGGGAAGCACGAGCGCCACTTCTCCATCTCGGGCTGCCCTCTCTACCACAACCTCTCAGCAGATGAGTGCAAG GTGCGAGCGCAGAGCCGGGACAAGCAGATTGAGGAGCGGATGTTGGCCCACAGGCAGGATGACAACAACAGGCACGCCACCAGGCACCAG GCCCCCACAGAGAGGCAGCTGCGGTACAAAGAGAAGGTGGCTGAGCTCAGGAAGAAGAGGAACTCAGGGCTCAGcaaggagcagaaggagaaatACATG GAGCACAGGCAAACCTATGGCAACACCAGGGAGCCTCTCCTGGAGAACCTGACCAGCGAGTACGACCTGGAGCTGTTCCGCAGGGCTCAGGCCCGCGCCTCCGAGGACCTG gagaagctgaggctgcaggggcAGATCACTGAGGGCAGCAACATGATCAAGACCATCGCGTTTGGGCGCTACGAGCTGGACACGTGGTACCACTCGCCCTACCCCGAGGAGTACGCGCGCCTCGGGCGCCTCTACATGTGCGAGTTCTGCCTCAAGTACATGAAGAGCCAGACCATCCTGCGCAGGCACATG gccaAGTGTGTCTGGAAGCACCCCCCGGGGGACGAGATCTACCGCAAGGGCTCCATCTCCGTGTTCGAGGTGGACGGCAAGAAGAACAAG ATCTACTGTCAGAACCTGTGTCTGCTGGCAAAGCTTTTCCTGGACCACAAAACCCTTTATTATGATGTGGAACCCTTCCTCTTCTATGTCATGACGGAGGCTGACAACACTGGCTGCCACCTGATCGGGTATTTCTCCAAG GAGAAGAATTCCTTCCTCAACTACAACGTGTCCTGCATCCTGACCATGCCCCAGTACATGAGACAAGGCTATGGCAAAATGCTCATTGACTTCA gCTATTTGCTGTCTAAAGTAGAAGAAAAAGTTGGCTCCCCTGAGCGTCCCCTGTCTGACCTGGGCCTGATCAGCTACAGGAGCTACTGGAAGGAAGTTCTGCTGCGGTACCTGCACAACTTCCAGGGCAAGGAGATCTCCATCAAAG AGATCAGCCAGGAGACCGCCGTGAACCCCGTGGACATCGTCAGCACCCTGCAGGCCCTGCAGATGCTCAAGTACTGGAAGGGCAAACACCTGGTCCTCAAGAGACAG gaCCTGATTGATGAGTGGATCGCCAAGGAGGCCAAGAGGTCCAACAGCAACAAGACCATGGATCCCAGCTGCCTGAAGTGGACCCCTCCCAAGGGCACCTAA